The Bacteroidota bacterium genomic sequence TGGAGATATTGCAGCAACAGAATCTCTTGTTGACTATCTATATTCTATGTATGGTAAAGACATTCGTGTTATCGTCCCGCAAATTTCAATGTCAGCAGGTACTATGATTGCATTTGCCTCCAAAGAGATTGTAATGGGTAAACACTCTAATTTAGGTCCTATTGACCCACAAATGGGTGGTTTAGCTTGTCAAGCTGTACTGAATGAATTTGAACAAGCGAAAGAAGATATAAAGCAAAACCCCCAATCAGCAGCACTATGGCAAGTCATTATTAGCAAATACCATCCAACTTTTTTGGGGGCTTGTAAACAGGCGATTGAATGGTCTGAAAAAATGGTGTTTGAATGGCTTGAAAATAATATGTGCGAAGGAGATACAGATAAAGTCAAAAAAATAGTTAGCACTTTTTCAAACCACACTGAACAAAAATCTCACGCAAGGCATATTTCTAAAAGAGAGTGTACAGAAATAGGACTAAACATTACTGATTTAGAAACCGACCAAGATTTTCAAGATGCTGTATTAACAACTCATCACGCTTTTATGCATACATTTTCAAGCACTCTTTGTATTAAAATAAT encodes the following:
- a CDS encoding S49 family peptidase, whose translation is MPNWNEVILEIQQEQKKNPKLNPLDTVRRKYLKKVSEISGRNTIAYYSGWLQKPQVAGTAVGDKDKSGFMLTINKLDRTKGLDLILHTPGGDIAATESLVDYLYSMYGKDIRVIVPQISMSAGTMIAFASKEIVMGKHSNLGPIDPQMGGLACQAVLNEFEQAKEDIKQNPQSAALWQVIISKYHPTFLGACKQAIEWSEKMVFEWLENNMCEGDTDKVKKIVSTFSNHTEQKSHARHISKRECTEIGLNITDLETDQDFQDAVLTTHHAFMHTFSSTLCIKIIENHNGIAYIEQAAQPTLNK